Proteins encoded within one genomic window of Oncorhynchus nerka isolate Pitt River linkage group LG9b, Oner_Uvic_2.0, whole genome shotgun sequence:
- the admp gene encoding LOW QUALITY PROTEIN: anti-dorsalizing morphogenic protein (The sequence of the model RefSeq protein was modified relative to this genomic sequence to represent the inferred CDS: substituted 1 base at 1 genomic stop codon): MLEIKTXMLQGPTTRTMYHYFISEMLPVAMITAIATLVSMATARSSLNYLERHFSMENESEEVRSAAIKRLLEVFGMEDAPLLRGDKQPPQYMVDLYNTVADVDGVTKDPYILEGNTVRSFFDKLHSEQIQFLFNLSMVASSEKVLTAELHLFKLRPQVSATFNRYHFCQVSVYQLLDSSKMNITQGKKLLSSRLIPVPSTGWEVFTITQAVRSWMAVEGNNLGLLVTVQTLGGSQMDEKVVRFSSGRNHHKSKQPMLVLFTDDGRRAAALDNTVKDPNETPAVPGLSNLPNTPGFHRSARSLDYDEDVEKMTCQRLPLYVDFEEIGWSGWIVSPRGYNAYHCKGSCPFPLGQNMRPTNHATVQSIINALKLTKGIETPCCAPDKLFSINLLYFDDDENVVLKQYDDMVAGSCGCH; encoded by the exons ATGCTAGAGATCAAGACATAGATGCTCCAAGGACCCACAACAAGAACCATGTACCATTACTTTATCTCTGAGATGTTACCTGTTGCTATGATCACTGCCATTGCCACGTTGGTGAGCATGGCTACTGCAAGATCATCACTAAATTATTTGGAACGCCACTTTTCCATGGAGAACGAGTCTGAAGAAGTGCGTTCTGCAGCTATCAAGAGGCTGCTGGAGGTGTTTGGGATGGAGGATGCTCCTCTCCTCCGGGGCGACAAGCAGCCGCCTCAGTACATGGTCGACCTGTACAACACTGTCGCAGATGTGGACGGAGTTACCAAGGACCCCTACATTCTGGAGGGGAATACAGTACGCAGCTTCTTCGACAAAC TGCACAGTGAACAAATTCAGTTCCTGTTCAACTTGTCCATGGTGGCCAGTAGTGAGAAGGTTCTAACCGCGGAACTCCATCTCTTCAAGCTACGCCCTCAGGTTTCTGCAACATTCAATAGATATCACTTCTGTCAG GTCAGTGTCTACCAGCTTCTGGATAGCAGCAAAATGAACATTACTCAGGGGAAGAAGCTGCTGTCTTCCAGACTGATCCCTGTCCCCTCCACTGGCTGGGAAGTGTTCACCATTACACAAGCT GTGCGTTCCTGGATGGCTGTTGAGGGCAATAACCTGGGTCTTCTGGTCACAGTACAGACCCTGGGAGGAAGCCAGATGGATGAGAAGGTGGTGCGTTTTTCTTCAGGCCGTAACCACCATAAAAGCAAGCAGCCCATGCTGGTGCTGTTCACTGACGATGGCCGCCGTGCAGCCGCTCTGGATAATACAGTCAAAG ATCCCAATgagaccccagctgtccctggcCTGTCCAACCTCCCCAACACCCCAGGCTTCCACCGTAGCGCCCGCTCCCTGGACTATGACGAGGACGTAGAGAAGATGACGTGCCAGCGCCTGCCACTCTACGTGGACTTCGAGGAGATCGGCTGGTCCGGGTGGATCGTGTCGCCTCGGGGTTACAATGCCTACCACTGTAAGGGCTCCTGCCCTTTCCCCCTGGGCCAGAACATGAGACCCACTAACCACGCCACCGTCCAGTCTATCATCAACGCTCTGAAGCTGACTAAAGGCATTGAAACGCCGTGCTGCGCGCCAGACAAGCTCTTCTCCATCAACCTGCTGTATTTTGATGATGACGAGAATGTGGTGCTGAAGCAGTATGATGACATGGTGGCAGGAAGCTGCGGCTGCCATTGA
- the ccl25a gene encoding C-C motif chemokine 21, whose product MRFNVVFILILACLCVTLAQGSYEDCCLKYVRRVKKTAVRMVTSYRRQETDGGCNIHAIVFTMKRGRLFCADPREKWVNELMLKVETKKSKKHMKGLKKRGG is encoded by the exons ATGCGGTTCAACGTAGTGTTCATTCTAATCCTAGCCTGTCTATGCGTCACGCTGGCCCAAG gttccTATGAAGACTGCTGTCTGAAGTACGTGCGGAGGGTGAAGAAGACCGCTGTGAGGATGGTGACGAGTTACAGGAGGCAGGAGACGGACGGGGGCTGCAACATCCACGCTATAGT GTTCACCATGAAGAGAGGCAGGTTGTTCTGTGCTGACCCCAGAGAGAAGTGGGTGAATGAACTGATGCTGAAGGTCGAAACCAAGAAGAGTAAAAAG CACATGAAGGGGCTAAAGAAGCGAGGAGGCTAG